In the Apis mellifera strain DH4 linkage group LG13, Amel_HAv3.1, whole genome shotgun sequence genome, ACTTTCCCCTTTTTTCATTGATTGGAATAAAAGATTCGTTGAAAGAAAGTCGGGTTCCCTTTGGACACATTTGGAAAGAATTGGACGGAGGAgtgttgaaaattttcccCAACTCGTCTCGTTTTATCGGTCTTGTTTTATCGGTTTACTCGCGAGGACGAGAATCGAAGGAAGATTGAAAGATGTATCGGTAAGATTTGCAATAGTAAGCAAAATCGTGAGAAGGAGCAGATGTCAGCAAGGCTGAACGACCGACAGCCGTCTACACGTTCTCTCGAATTCGCATATCCTACTTCTGCCGAGCTTGTCTTATCTTCGTCATCTCGAGAAGTTTCCAGTTGCACTTTGAAAGTGCATACTTGTTAGAAATCTATCGTCGCGTGGATCGGGTTAGAGATAGGACGAATTAAATAGAGAATGTCCAAAgcgaattcttttctttctttctttcttctttttttctaaatcgaaTGGCTTGTTGCTGTTACCAGGAGATTGCTGCCATCTTGATCAGTTTCCAAAGGCACGCGGAATGGCAAAGTCGGGAGGTGAAGGTACGACCTCGAAGTGGTTCGATGTTACTGTACTCGAGAAAGAAGGTCCGTTACCGGCGGGACGGTTATTGCTGGAAGAAACGGAAAGATGGTAAAACTACACGGGAGGATCACATGAAGCTGAAGgtagtttttcattttcatggaagaaaaaaaaaaaaaagaatgggaGAACGTTGGAAGGAGCGTTGTCTACAGAGAGCGTTCGTGTTCGGGTACAGGTGCAGGGAGTCGAGTGCATCTACGGCTGTTACGTGCACTCGGCGATCCTTCCGACGTTTCATCGGCGATGTTATTGGCTGCTACAGAATCCAGACGTCGTCCTCGTTCACTACTTAAACGTTCCTTACCCGGACGGTGATGCAAAGCTAGCGGCGCTGCCACCGTGTCTCGCACTGCCGCCAGACAAGAAGGAGTGGACGCGCGACGAGCTGGCCTCTCAGCTTAGACCTATGTTCCTCGGTGGAGACGACGATCCGAACAATCCTCACCTTACCCAACACTCGAATCATCCCGTCGACATGATAGTTTCTCAACTGTTGGACAGACAGAGAGCATCTTCCACTTCCTCCACCACCAGCACTCAGCTTGCACCTAGGAGATTAACGCCGGACAATCAGGTGCGTTTGCTTCGATTCGATCCTTTCTTCTTAGATCTTTAATAGTAATACCTTTTTTTACCTTTAATCCTCTCTAGGTTTCTTCGACTACCGGAGGTCAGCAATCGTCGACATCAGCCTCACCGGCTCCTCGCGTATACTCGAGACATTCCCACACGACTCAAAGCCAACAACCGGCTCCTTTAGTTTTAAGTTTGCAACAGATCCAAGGTGGTGGCGGTCTTCTGATACTGAACAGCCAACCGTATCACCAccaacaacagcagcagcagcagcagcaacaacaacagcagcagcagcagcaacagcaacaacagcagcagcaacaacaacaacagcagcagcaacaacaacagcaacaacagcaaAGCCAACAAGTGGAAATGCAACAGGTTCCGGAGCAACAAATTGTACAGCAGACGAGCGTGGACAGGGAGCAACAGACCCAGCAGGAAATAGAAGCCCAGGAGAGTATGGATCGCAGCACGGTGCAATCGTTGCCGATCGGCGGCGCAGGGCCCGAGGTCACCGATTTCGCCGAGACTTTGGACCTGAGTCAAGAGGACATTCAGCGTACGTTATCCGCGAACATGGTACCACCATCCCCGTCCCCCTCCCCGGCGGACAACAGCATGATCAATCCGATGGATTTCATCGACTCGTCGGACGACGTCCTCGTCAATTTGGACGCGTTCGACGTGTTCGGTGATTTGCCGGAGCTCCACGATTTCGAGGCTGAGCAGACTAAGgccgaggagaggggagggtcCGATAACGACGTGGGATGCCATCCTGGAACAACCGTCCATATTGCGGAGTACAGCCCGGAGTGGAGTTACACGGAAGGTGGTGTAAAGGTGAGTCGATGATGTTGGCGATGATTGGAGGGGATGTGAATAGCTTCGACGTTGATCGAACTTTGAGATGGAGGAATTATCGAGAATGATTAGGAATTCAATTCTTCGTTTGCAGGTATTGGTCGCCGGTCCTTGGACCGGTGGGAGTAATTCTCAATCTTATTCGGTGTTGTTCGACGCCGAACCGGTTGAGGCGTGTTTGGTACAACCGGGAGTGTTGCGGTGTCGTTGTCCAGCTCATGCTCCGGGGATAGCGTCTCTTCAGGTGGCGTGTGACGGTTTCGTCGTTTCCGACAGCGTTGCTTTCGAATATCGGCGAGCACCGACAACCGAGCCAAGCCCGGAACGAGCCCTCTTGGATCGTTTGGCGGATGTCGAGTCGCGTTTGCAAGGGCCGGGTCCACCGTCTCCCGCAGCGCATCTGGAAGAACGACTAGTGGCGTATTGTCAAGTGAGTAAAAGctccttcaatttttctatattttctttcctcttcgacCCGTATGAATTCGATCATGTCTGCTCTTAGGATGCTGTTGTCCGTCCGTGGCGAGCCGGAGCGGAACCGTTACAATCCGGCGGCCCCACTCTCTTACACTTGGCCGCGGGATTGGGCTACTCCAGGTTAGCTTGCGCGCTCCTCCACTGGAGGGCGGAAAATCCTAGCAGCGTGTTAGACGCCGAGGTCGATGCCCTGAGGCAAGATAGCGCCGGTCTCACGCCGCTCGCTTGGGCTTGCGCGGCAGGCCACGCGGATACTGCCAGAATTCTGTACAGGTTCGTATCCGCTTTGCTCGcccacttttttttattggaacaTAGCATTTTGGGGAACGTCCGTTTGCTGCACAGATGGAACGCGATGGCGCTTCGCGTGAGGGATTGTCAGAACAGAACTGCGACCGAGTTAGCGGCGGAGAACGGTCACACGGCGATCGCTGAAGAATTGAATCGACTCGAAGCGAGAAGACAAGACGAGAGGCTTTTCTTGCGGCCTGCCAGCCCTAGCCCTAGGAGGCCATCTCAAGACAGCGGTCTCGATCTGGCGTTGTGTTAGTCTCGTTTGCTATTATACTGCCCTcttccgtatatatatatatatacacgcacatACATTCACGTCCAACACGTAAATCACACGTCCCTTTCTCCCGATAATTATTACCCGCGGCATAAGAATCTTCGCTCCCTCCAtccatccctccctcccttcgtccctccctccctccctccctccctttgcCCCTCCTCCTGTAAGATTTAGAGTACAAGGTCATGCGAGCGTAAAATTAATCAGGAAAACGTAGCATTAAGGGGTTTATCGAAAAACACAGGTGGCTCGCCGCTGCTGGACAACATGGAATTGTTGCAAGAGGATGACTCGTCATTAGCCCTCAGCGAGCAGGGAATGGAAAGCGCTCCGACCCCTCAGGAGACTGTAGGTCCGTACCTTCCTCGTTTCCCCTTCTATTTGTCTGTCTGTCTGCCTGTCTAtctgtaaatatgtatatatacgtgtgtatatatatatgtacacgtgtatatatatatattcgtaactCTGTCTGTTTctaactactactactacactTATATAGATTCATCGGCCTAGATAAACAAGTACTGCGCGGGCTGTGATCCGTAGTATTCCTAGCTAAAACTGCGTCCctttattctctttctttttctctctctctttctttctttctctctctttctctatctgtCTCTTCTGTTCACAcattatacatacacacacttACACACAcagtgttctttttttttttttgtctctctGTCTATGCGTACGAGACGACCGGACATGGTCCAGGCTCACTGTCCTCTAACTCCTCTGAACTCTTGCAGCTTAAAGCAGTATTGGTGTTGCTTGGCCTTCGTAACTGCTGGTGTTGGATGATTGCTGTGTAACGTCTAAAAACTTTCTTAGCCGTCTATTATCGGCTGTCGACCAAAATTCCTCGAGAGACAATCTCGTCTGGGTTATGCCGACAAGTTTCTAAAGCGGATATccgtgacaaaaaaaaaatatatatatatatatatacatatataaaataaaataaaaataaaataaaatttggaagCTACGAGACAAATTTACACGAGAACACGTGATCTGTACAGCTGACTAAatccgcaaaaaaaaaaaaaaacacacactatatatatatacgacggGCTGCGTATATAAGACCCTGCGTAGAGCAGAAACATTGAACAAAGCCTGAGAAAAATGTCTACACTCGCCATCTGAATTTACCTGTTTGAAGACGTTCGATTCGTGTCGTGTAGAAAAATCTCAGCGACATAacaaaatatacgaaataatcCGCAATTTTTGGTGTcacatgttatattattaacatccgATTTGGTTCATCATCGTATAAAAATACGTTCAcggcttaaaaaaaaaaaaaaaaaaaaaaaaaaaaaaaagagcaaacaaaaaataaaaaacctcGATGTTGTGATCAATGTGATTTCGGCGGTCCTGTAACACGTTTTTCGAGTTTGGCTAGGGTGGTGATTCCTTTTTATAGGGGAAGAAGACGCGAGGGTGCTGACATTGGCTGAGCAAATTATAGCAGCGCTACCGGAAAGGATCAAGAGAGCGGAAGGTGATTCTCCGTCTTCTTCCTCGCCACCTCCCCCGGCACCGCCCTTGTCATCTCTGGAGGATGCCCTGATGGAACAAATGGTAAGCGTTCTTCCATTTTATCGTATCGTAGCAATTACAATCAAATCAaacgtttaatattattcgatattatttttcgcgaCGTTAATGGAGATAAGTTCATTTTATCAcgcgatgatgatgatgatgatgatgatgatggtaaTTCTTATAGCCGCTCGATTCTGGAGAATTGTTCGACTCGTATCGCGAGTGCAGTGGAGGAGCGGCATCGGTCTCGGATGCTGACGCAGATGCTAGTCCATCGAGTCCATCCAGCAGCTGCCTCACGCCGGACTCGCCGTCCCCACCGCCCACGACGGCCGACTTCTGCGAATTCTTGCAGCTGCAGTTGCAGCTTGACGGAAGTAACGGCCATAACGGCCAGTACTATTCGGCCGGTGGGGATCGAAAGTTCGGTAACGGCGTGATCGGATCTGGGATTTGCGGAACTGTGACAGGTGGAGGTAACGGAAACGGTGATGGGGGCGAAGCGGATCTGAGCAGGCTAACTCTTTCGGATCGGGAGCAAAGGGAGCTTTATCACGCCGCCAGAATGATCCAGAAAGCCTACAGAAATTACAAGGGGCGGCAGAGGCAGGAGGAAGCGGAGAGACACGCTGCTGTACTCATCCAGCAATATTATCGTCGACATAAACAGTACGCTTATTTTAGGTAATCTGTTTTTAGCTTAACACCCCGCGGCCGTGTATTGTTCGCTCTTCTTCGTTCTATCTTCTCGATTTATTATCTGGACACCGACCGACACCGGTCTACGTTTCCGTCGTTTTACCGTGGGACGCTTCGGAttgaaactaataataataataataataataataataataataacaacaacaatcgAGATCTGTACGCCACTTCTTCGGATCGTCACGTTATATCCTCGAGTTTGAGCATTTCGCGAGTCGGAACCGTTAGTTTTAATAAGCGGCAATTAATAAAGAGGGGGGACGCGAAGGCGGTACCGTCGTGGGGGTTAATTTAACGATCCAGTTAAATCGGACGGATTTCACCAAAGTTCGTtccatctatctatctatctctcggGGGGTATACCGAGGGGGGATGAACTTTTAATTGGGATcgtaaataattcgaaaacttGAGCAAGTTCCTTACCTCCGCCGCGAATGTTCCGAATACAAAATTAACCTGgcattaaattaatacgaCTTTTGTTTGAGATGAAAACGCTTACCCTCCCCTCTGCTTCTtttccataatatatatatatatatatgcatatacataGCGCATCCCCAGAGCGTGTCTTTGCGACTTGTTATTTCACGATGgtctatttctctcttttttttttttttttttttccccctccctctctctaccATTTCGCAGACAAGCTACGAAAGCTGCTCTGGTGATACAAAGTAACTACAGGAATTATCGGTCGCGGCCTGGCTCGGCAAGCTCGAGGCAGCAGGCGGTTCATCAGCAGGCTGCTCATCAAGCTGCGAGGAAGATTCAACAGTTTATGCGGCAATCGAAAATCAAGTTAGTATCCGTCGGTGCACATAATTGCATTTCCTGTTGCAACGATGTGCACGCATTATTAGTTATGTAGACTTCTTGTTAGCACACGAAAGGCTTATCGTACGAAAGACATCTAAAGTTCTAAAGTCTCCCTCTTCTGTGTGTACTAATGCAGCTTGTCGTGGGACGATTCACGACCGGTAAGTAACGAAAACAAGTAGGGCGATTGTCGCGCGGCAAACACTGCTCGTTTATCGCTCCTgtatctcttttttaaaaggaTACTCGCTCTTTTGCTTTCACCAGGACGA is a window encoding:
- the LOC724592 gene encoding calmodulin-binding transcription activator 2 isoform X2 — its product is MRQVVVLEPAGSVLVIRQTSLGSNVTTGNTNSNAGSNNAHETHGLANHAAVSTIASNDHNQNRIVVVRSSSSTCMTTTADNHSSANGNNININGNLKGNPGAIGSKTSTKVVVGGGVSKSNERNDHLRNDHKSQDGIGESNPGCRPRTSKEAAHENVPLDRKLDGADPISDGDPIKLPENLETLPRAEHFPTQRHRWNTNEEIAAILISFQRHAEWQSREVKVRPRSGSMLLYSRKKVRYRRDGYCWKKRKDGKTTREDHMKLKVQGVECIYGCYVHSAILPTFHRRCYWLLQNPDVVLVHYLNVPYPDGDAKLAALPPCLALPPDKKEWTRDELASQLRPMFLGGDDDPNNPHLTQHSNHPVDMIVSQLLDRQRASSTSSTTSTQLAPRRLTPDNQVSSTTGGQQSSTSASPAPRVYSRHSHTTQSQQPAPLVLSLQQIQGGGGLLILNSQPYHHQQQQQQQQQQQQQQQQQQQQQQQQQQQQQQQQQQQQQQSQQVEMQQVPEQQIVQQTSVDREQQTQQEIEAQESMDRSTVQSLPIGGAGPEVTDFAETLDLSQEDIQRTLSANMVPPSPSPSPADNSMINPMDFIDSSDDVLVNLDAFDVFGDLPELHDFEAEQTKAEERGGSDNDVGCHPGTTVHIAEYSPEWSYTEGGVKVLVAGPWTGGSNSQSYSVLFDAEPVEACLVQPGVLRCRCPAHAPGIASLQVACDGFVVSDSVAFEYRRAPTTEPSPERALLDRLADVESRLQGPGPPSPAAHLEERLVAYCQDAVVRPWRAGAEPLQSGGPTLLHLAAGLGYSRLACALLHWRAENPSSVLDAEVDALRQDSAGLTPLAWACAAGHADTARILYRWNAMALRVRDCQNRTATELAAENGHTAIAEELNRLEARRQDERLFLRPASPSPRRPSQDSGLDLALCGSPLLDNMELLQEDDSSLALSEQGMESAPTPQETVGEEDARVLTLAEQIIAALPERIKRAEGDSPSSSSPPPPAPPLSSLEDALMEQMPLDSGELFDSYRECSGGAASVSDADADASPSSPSSSCLTPDSPSPPPTTADFCEFLQLQLQLDGSNGHNGQYYSAGGDRKFGNGVIGSGICGTVTGGGNGNGDGGEADLSRLTLSDREQRELYHAARMIQKAYRNYKGRQRQEEAERHAAVLIQQYYRRHKQQATKAALVIQSNYRNYRSRPGSASSRQQAVHQQAAHQAARKIQQFMRQSKIKLQNARAAANGNGRPPAGILRAVAAPQSSPSSSPGASLVAANPEVT